Proteins from a genomic interval of Rosa chinensis cultivar Old Blush chromosome 2, RchiOBHm-V2, whole genome shotgun sequence:
- the LOC112189514 gene encoding metalloendoproteinase 3-MMP: MASKSNLFLFTITLLLALLTLLSYATASHPHNKSSSPFEFLEHLKGCHKGDKVKGINDLKKYLEKYGYLNYKNRSHSDDDDFDDLLEEAIKTYQINYHLKSTGTLDGKTVSKMMTPRCGMPDIINGTSSMRSAKKRHHHGSFHTTAHYSFFQGNPKWPSSKYHLTYGFLPNTPSEATGAVARAFATWAGNTHFTFSQSQSYENADLKISFHKGDHGDGNSFDGPGGVLAHAFSPSDGRFHYDADESWSVGATPGAYDLETVALHEIGHLLGLGHSSVEGAIMAPAIPLGMTKSLHGDDIQGIKALYNV, translated from the exons ATGGCATCCAAATCTAATCTTTTTCTCTTTACTATCACTCTCCTGCTCGCCCTTCTTACTCTCCTCTCTTATGCAACTGCTTCTCATCCCCACAACAAGAGCTCTTCCCCATTTGAGTTCCTTGAACATCTCAAGGGTTGCCACAAAGGTGATAAGGTCAAAGGCATCAATGATCtcaaaaaataccttgaaaagtACGGTTACTTGAACTACAAGAACCGCAGTCATTCGGACGATGATGATTTTGACGACCTTTTGGAGGAAGCCATCAAGACTTACCAGATCAATTACCACCTCAAGTCCACCGGAACATTGGACGGCAAAACAGTGTCGAAGATGATGACACCTCGTTGTGGCATGCCGGATATCATCAATGGCACCTCGTCCATGAGATCAGCCAAGAAAAGGCACCACCATG GTTCATTTCATACCACTGCTCACTACTCATTTTTCCAGGGAAATCCAAAATGGCCTTCTTCTAAATACCATCTCACTTACGGTTTTCTCCCCAACACCCCATCCGAAGCCACGGGCGCTGTCGCACGGGCTTTCGCAACATGGGCTGGAAACACTCACTTCACGTTCAGCCAGTCCCAAAGTTACGAGAATGCGGATTTGAAGATTAGTTTTCATAAGGGTGATCATGGAGACGGGAATTCATTTGATGGCCCGGGCGGGGTCCTAGCCCATGCTTTTAGCCCGTCGGATGGAAGATTCCACTACGACGCAGATGAGTCTTGGTCTGTGGGTGCTACACCAGGTGCTTATGACTTGGAGACTGTGGCTTTGCATGAAATAGGGCATCTTCTTGGACTTGGACATAGCTCAGTGGAGGGAGCTATCATGGCCCCAGCTATTCCCCTGGGAATGACTAAAAGTTTGCATGGGGACGATATTCAAGGAATCAAGGCTTTATACAACGTCTGA
- the LOC112189507 gene encoding uncharacterized protein LOC112189507 encodes MGFFTFAAAGGGLILMGTLEAISSSTVDPSPPSTHPQSKPQRTQFKSSFIYFLLASILSFLFILNSLVSFFDALNSNDRVGSAQQLQVLAIAALFFLYSITGLLVNFTNSSFPSSLLNLIVLFGFVEEFMYFYLQRKDTAGIENRYFDLLLVPIFVCVFSTVLELHNPKSVFPKLARGVGLALQGLWFLQMGLSIYTHWMAHGCSLKEKSRGNYTVKCKGHPEYHRARAIATLQFNCHLALIVVLVVGLYSIVARKTGVVADFSSYKPLGAEMQHQIDSQGQFTLDSEDDSDEEVREEGNVVMNKAGGEVELGVNGNGTYK; translated from the coding sequence ATGGGATTCTTCACCTTCGCTGCTGCAGGCGGCGGCCTGATTCTGATGGGCACATTGGAAGCCATCTCCTCCTCCACCGTCGACCCATCTCCACCGTCCACTCATCCCCAATCGAAACCGCAAAGGACCCAGTTCAAATCGTCGTTCATCTACTTCCTCCTCGCATCCATTCTCTCCTTCCTCTTCATTCTCAACTCGTTGGTTTCTTTCTTCGACGCCTTAAACTCAAACgatcgggtcgggtcagcccaGCAGCTCCAGGTCCTCGCGATTgccgccctcttcttcctctactCCATCACCGGCCTCCTGGTAAACTTCACCAACTCATCTTTCCCTTCTTCGCTGCTCAATTTGATCGTCCTCTTCGGTTTCGTTGAAGAATTCATGTACTTTTATCTTCAAAGAAAAGACACTGCTGGAATCGAGAATCGATACTTTGATCTGCTGCTGGTGCCGATTTTCGTCTGTGTCTTCTCCACAGTTCTTGAATTGCACAACCCTAAATCGGTTTTCCCCAAATTGGCTCGCGGAGTTGGCTTGGCTCTACAAGGACTGTGGTTCCTGCAAATGGGTCTTTCGATTTATACGCATTGGATGGCTCATGGGTGCTCATTGAAGGAAAAGAGTAGAGGGAATTACACGGTCAAGTGTAAGGGGCACCCTGAATATCATAGGGCTAGAGCCATCGCTACGCTTCAGTTTAACTGCCATTTGGCTCTGATAGTGGTTTTGGTGGTGGGGCTGTATTCGATTGTGGCGAGGAAAACAGGAGTTGTTGCTGATTTCTCGAGCTATAAGCCGCTTGGCGCGGAGATGCAGCATCAGATTGATAGTCAGGGGCAGTTTACTTTGGATTCGGAAGATGATAGTGATGAGGAGGTTAGAGAAGAGGGCAATGTGGTTATGAACAAGGCCGGCGGGGAAGTGGAGTTGGGTGTGAATGGTAATGGGACTTATAAATGA
- the LOC112187845 gene encoding protein CREG1 isoform X2, whose product MKTLLHLVSVIYLVSVVLGIHGPVVYGRLLLVKDKPDPENAAATARWLVSQNSWGVLNTISGELGGAPFGNVVSFSDGEPGKGSGIPYFYLTTLDPTARNALKDQRASLTISEHPIGTCGKVDPENPTCAKITLTGKLKIANEGPKEQEIARKALFSKHPEMKDWPKGHNFKFFKLDIEDIFLIDWFGGPKPLTVDQYLQAKL is encoded by the exons ATGAAAACGCTTCTTCATTTGGTTTCTGTAATCTACCTGGTTTCTGTGGTGCTGGGTATCCATGGACCTGTTGTATACGGGCGGTTACTATTAGTGAAGGATAAACCCGACCCGGAAAATGCTGCTGCCACTGCTCGTTGGCTGGTCTCCCAGAATTCCTGGGGTGTCTTGAA TACCATCTCAGGTGAATTGGGAGGAGCACCATTTGG GAATGTGGTATCATTTAGTGATGGGGAACCTGGAAAAGGAAGTGGTATCCCTTACTTCTACTTGACAACTCTTGATCCGACTGCAAGAAATGCACTGAAAGACCAAAGGGCTTCTTTGACAATTAGTGAGCATCCTATTGGAACCTGTGGCAAAGTTGACCCTGAAAACCCCACCTGTGCAAAGATTACACTTACAGGAAAG TTGAAGATTGCTAATGAAGGGcccaaagaacaagaaattgCTAGAAAGGCCTTGTTCTCAAAGCATCCAGAGATGAAAG ATTGGCCCAAGGGTCACAACTTCAAGTTCTTCAAGTTAGACATCGAGGATATCTTTTTGATTGATTGGTTTGGGGGTCCAAAACCTCTCACAGTGGACCAATACCTTCAAGCCAAATTGTGA
- the LOC112187845 gene encoding protein CREG1 isoform X1 yields MKTLLHLVSVIYLVSVVLGIHGPVVYGRLLLVKDKPDPENAAATARWLVSQNSWGVLNTISGELGGAPFGNVVSFSDGEPGKGSGIPYFYLTTLDPTARNALKDQRASLTISEHPIGTCGKVDPENPTCAKITLTGKLKIANEGPKEQEIARKALFSKHPEMKDWPKGHNFKFFKLDIEDIFLIDWFGGPKPLTVDQYLQAKLTEPAFIL; encoded by the exons ATGAAAACGCTTCTTCATTTGGTTTCTGTAATCTACCTGGTTTCTGTGGTGCTGGGTATCCATGGACCTGTTGTATACGGGCGGTTACTATTAGTGAAGGATAAACCCGACCCGGAAAATGCTGCTGCCACTGCTCGTTGGCTGGTCTCCCAGAATTCCTGGGGTGTCTTGAA TACCATCTCAGGTGAATTGGGAGGAGCACCATTTGG GAATGTGGTATCATTTAGTGATGGGGAACCTGGAAAAGGAAGTGGTATCCCTTACTTCTACTTGACAACTCTTGATCCGACTGCAAGAAATGCACTGAAAGACCAAAGGGCTTCTTTGACAATTAGTGAGCATCCTATTGGAACCTGTGGCAAAGTTGACCCTGAAAACCCCACCTGTGCAAAGATTACACTTACAGGAAAG TTGAAGATTGCTAATGAAGGGcccaaagaacaagaaattgCTAGAAAGGCCTTGTTCTCAAAGCATCCAGAGATGAAAG ATTGGCCCAAGGGTCACAACTTCAAGTTCTTCAAGTTAGACATCGAGGATATCTTTTTGATTGATTGGTTTGGGGGTCCAAAACCTCTCACAGTGGACCAATACCTTCAAGCCAAATT GACAGAACCTGCCTTCATTCTGTGA
- the LOC112187189 gene encoding CRM-domain containing factor CFM2, chloroplastic isoform X1 — protein sequence MLHSLTHLPASSLPPKTLTHHQSFSPFFSFPQTPKPSKFTIRSSAAGPQTLAPNSAIQRIAEKLRSLGFAEDDTKKPESKPDPNSAGEIFVPLPETLPKYRVGHTIDASWSTPENPVPEPGTGRAISRFHEMRRELRRQKQVEELEKKEKKEERVATLAEMSLSGAELRRLRTVGIELNKKIKVGKAGITEGIVNGIHENWRRSEVVKIVCEDLCRLNMKRTHDLLERKTGGMVVWRSGAKIVLYRGVNYKYPYFLRGKNHEDLTSDGSGDALPDAHISDGGTDKANSATGSSPTDEGAQPALIQGVGLANRFRFQLPGEAELAGEADRLLEGLGPRFTDWWGYEPLPVDGDLLPAILPGYRRPFRLLPYGLQPKLTDDEMTTIRRLARPLPCHFALGRNRKLQGLAASIVKLWEKCEIAKVAVKRGVQNTNSELMAEELKRLTGGTLIARDREFIVLYRGKDFLPPAVSSAIEERRKSVIYADNRSRQLSISATTAQDHKSRTDPENKNDLTNGLPSEKRKLKSTEAAASRASIKLSMALEKREKAEKLLAELEKAESPQQPEIDKEGITEEERYMLRKVGLKMKPFLLMGRRGVFAGTIENMHLHWKYRELIKIICNEKSIESAQQVAQTLESESGGILVAVERVSKGYAIIVYRGKNYIRPANLRPQTLLTKREALKRSIEAQRRESLKLHVLKLNKNIDELEQLVVKDKGANNMHSVNESKELVREEVNNVESEEHLISDTELNYGAHSVQPDLHEEIVKVRDKQESLVTKMDVNDGMGALMNGYSATQQGEGYGRSSSCDVEETDKVEPGSSNESITSESPANFFNDRKGEVGDLVKARDKQEPHVINADIDDGMSPFMNRQLATQQDKGITFSSTCDEDGSGKVEPVSANESVTNETHADFFDDINEEVGVFIEARANQDLQVTQMDLNVGMGAVMNSQLATQQDKEIFSSMCDENETGRVDPGSLVTIETHPTFFKDGDREVEAFASTSFPEGVMSRGLSSSAIVDNQHNRFDNEARESLGRSDNSKSKLPVPIMGRKILNDMPSRPVHLSNSERLLLRKQALKMKKRPVLAVGRNNIVTGVAKAIKAHFERHPLAIVNVKGRAKGTSVREIVFKLEQATGAVLVSQEPSKVILYRGWGAGDSPGNNDKKNTSGKKAAPVSPELLAAIRLECGLQNHEKEDATVEAGF from the exons ATGTTGCACTCCCTAACTCACCTTCCCGCCTCCTCTCTCCCGCCAAAAACCCTAACCCACCACCAATCCTTCTCTCCCTTCTTCTCCTTCCCCCAAACCCCCAAACCCTCCAAATTCACTATCCGGAGCTCCGCCGCCGGCCCCCAGACCCTCGCCCCCAACTCCGCCATCCAACGAATCGCCGAGAAGCTCCGCAGCCTCGGGTTCGCCGAAGACGACACCAAAAAGCCCGAGTCCAAACCCGACCCGAACTCCGCCGGCGAAATCTTCGTCCCCCTGCCGGAGACTCTCCCCAAGTACCGCGTCGGGCACACCATCGATGCCAGCTGGAGCACGCCGGAGAATCCGGTGCCGGAGCCGGGGACGGGGAGGGCGATTTCGAGGTTTCATGAGATGAGGAGAGAGCTGAGGAGGCAGAAGCAGGTtgaggagttggagaagaaggagaagaaagaagagagggTTGCTACATTGGCCGAGATGAGCTTGTCTGGGGCTGAGCTGAGGCGGTTGAGGACGGTTGGGATTGAGCTGAACAAGAAGATTAAGGTTGGGAAGGCTGGGATTACTGAGGGGATTGTGAATGGGATTCATGAGAATTGGCGGAGATCGGAGGTTGTGAAGATTGTGTGTGAGGATTTGTGTAGGTTGAACATGAAGAGGACTCATGATTTGTTGGAG AGAAAAACTGGAGGGATGGTTGTTTGGAGGTCAGGAGCGAAGATAGTTTTGTACAGGGGGGTGAACTATAAGTATCCTTACTTTTTGCGGGGTAAAAATCATGAGGATTTGACGAGTGATGGTTCTGGTGATGCGCTACCGGATGCACACATCAGTGATGGAGGAACAGATAAAGCAAACTCTGCTACAGGATCAAGTCCAACTGACGAAGGAGCTCAGCCAGCGTTAATACAAGGGGTTGGTTTGGCAAATAGGTTTCGGTTTCAACTTCCAGGTGAGGCAGAACTTGCTGGAGAAGCTGACCGCTTGTTAGAGGGACTTGGGCCGCGGTTTACTGATTGGTGGGGATATGAACCTCTCCCTGTTGACGGGGACCTTCTACCAGCTATTTTGCCTGGATACAGGAGACCTTTCCGCCTTCTTCCGTATGGCTTGCAGCCTAAGCTAACAGATGATGAAATGACCACAATTAGGAGACTTGCCCGACCCTTGCCATGTCATTTTGCATTGG GAAGAAATAGAAAGCTTCAAGGGTTGGCTGCTTCTATTGTCAAACTCTGGGAAAAATGTGAGATTGCCAAGGTAGCTGTTAAAAGAGGGGTTCAGAACACTAATAGTGAGCTGATGGCTGAAGAGTTGAAG AGGCTGACTGGAGGAACTCTGATTGCTCGGGACAGGGAATTTATTGTTTTATACAGGGGAAAGGATTTTCTGCCGCCTGCAGTTTCCTCTGCCATAGAAGAGCGTAGGAAGTCTGTAATATATGCAGATAATCGGAGCAGGCAGTTGAGCATTTCTGCTACAACGGCACAGGACCATAAATCCAGGACTGACCCGGAAAATAAAAATGATCTGACCAATGGTCTTCCATCtgaaaaaagaaagctaaagtCTACTGAGGCAGCTGCCAGTAGAGCCAGCATTAAATTATCCATG GCtttagaaaagagagaaaaggcaGAGAAACTTCTAGCGGAGCTGGAGAAAGCAGAGAGTCCCCAGCAACCTGAAATAGATAAAGAAGGTATAACTGAAGAGGAAAGATATATGCTAAGGAAggttggcttgaaaatgaagccTTTCCTACTAATGG GTAGACGAGGAGTATTTGCTGGGACAATTGAAAACATGCATCTCCATTGGAAATATAGGGAGCTCATTAAGATAATATGTAATGAGAAAAGCATTGAATCTGCTCAGCAAGTAGCACAAACTTTAGAGTCAGAAAGTGGTGGGATACTTGTGGCAGTGGAGAGAGTAAGTAAGGGTTATGCAATCATTGTGTATCGTGGAAAAAATTACATCCGGCCTGCTAATTTGAGACCTCAGACACTTCTGACTAAACGAGAAGCACTGAAGCGTTCTATTGAGGCACAGCGTCGTGAG TCCTTGAAACTTCATGTTTTAAAGCTTAATAAGAACATAGATGAATTGGAGCAATTGGTG GTTAAAGACAAGGGCGCAAACAATATGCACTCTGTCAATGAATCAAAGGAATTG GTCAGGGAGGAGGTGAACAATGTTGAATCAGAAGAACATTTGATATCAGATACTGAACTTAACTATGGTGCTCATTCGGTTCAACCTGATTTGCATGAAGAGATTGTCAAG GTTAGAGACAAACAAGAATCTCTTGTGACAAAGATGGATGTAAATGATGGAATGGGTGCTCTCATGAATGGCTACTCAGCCACACAACAGGGTGAGGGGTACGGTCGCTCTTCAAGCTGTGATGTGGAGGAGACTGATAAAGTGGAACCAGGGTCTTCAAATGAATCAATTACAAGTGAATCCCCGGCAAATTTTTTCAATGATAGAAAGGGAGAAGTTGGAGACTTAGTAAAGGCTAGAGACAAACAAGAACCTCATGTCATAAATGCGGATATTGATGATGGAATGAGTCCTTTCATGAACAGGCAGTTAGCCACACAACAAGATAAGGGGATTACTTTCTCTTCGACATGTGATGAGGATGGGTCTGGTAAAGTTGAACCAGTATCTGCAAATGAATCTGTTACAAATGAAACCCATGCAGATTTTTTTGATGATATAAATGAAGAAGTTGGAGTTTTCATTGAGGCTAGAGCCAACCAAGATTTACAAGTGACTCAAATGGATTTAAATGTTGGAATGGGTGCTGTAATGAACAGCCAATTAGCCACTCAACAGGATAAGGAGATTTTCTCTTCAATGTGTGATGAGAATGAGACTGGTAGAGTTGATCCAGGATCTTTAGTTACAATTGAAACCCATCCAACGTTCTTTAAGGATGGAGATAGAGAAGTTGAAGCTTTTGCTTCTACATCTTTCCCTGAAGGTGTTATG TCAAGAGGTCTGAGCAGTTCTGCAATTGTTGACAATCAGCATAATCGTTTTGATAATGAGGCCCGGGAGTCATTAGGTAGATCTGACAATAGTAAATCAAAATTGCCAGTGCCAATAATGGGAAGAAAGATTTTGAATGACATGCCCTCGAGACCTGTGCATTTGTCCAACAGTGAGAGGCTTCTTCTGCGAAAGCAAGCCCTCAAGATGAAAAAACGCCCTGTCCTTGCCGTTG GCAGGAACAATATTGTAACTGGTGTTGCAAAAGCAATCAAGGCGCACTTTGAGAGGCATCCTCTTGCCATAGTAAATGTCAAAGGCAGAGCAAAAGGAACTTCAGTCAGGGAAATTGTTTTTAAACTGGAG CAAGCAACAGGTGCAGTTTTAGTCTCCCAGGAGCCAAGCAAAGTTATACTTTACAGAGGTTGGGGTGCAGGAGATAGTCCTGGAAATAATGATAAGAAGAACACAAGTGGGAAAAAGGCTGCTCCTGTGTCTCCTGAACTCTTGGCGGCAATAAGACTTGAGTGTGGTTTACAGAATCACGAAAAGGAAGATGCAACCGTGGAGGCTGGATTCTAA
- the LOC112187189 gene encoding CRM-domain containing factor CFM2, chloroplastic isoform X2 — protein MICWSFCCGHCQRKTGGMVVWRSGAKIVLYRGVNYKYPYFLRGKNHEDLTSDGSGDALPDAHISDGGTDKANSATGSSPTDEGAQPALIQGVGLANRFRFQLPGEAELAGEADRLLEGLGPRFTDWWGYEPLPVDGDLLPAILPGYRRPFRLLPYGLQPKLTDDEMTTIRRLARPLPCHFALGRNRKLQGLAASIVKLWEKCEIAKVAVKRGVQNTNSELMAEELKRLTGGTLIARDREFIVLYRGKDFLPPAVSSAIEERRKSVIYADNRSRQLSISATTAQDHKSRTDPENKNDLTNGLPSEKRKLKSTEAAASRASIKLSMALEKREKAEKLLAELEKAESPQQPEIDKEGITEEERYMLRKVGLKMKPFLLMGRRGVFAGTIENMHLHWKYRELIKIICNEKSIESAQQVAQTLESESGGILVAVERVSKGYAIIVYRGKNYIRPANLRPQTLLTKREALKRSIEAQRRESLKLHVLKLNKNIDELEQLVVKDKGANNMHSVNESKELVREEVNNVESEEHLISDTELNYGAHSVQPDLHEEIVKVRDKQESLVTKMDVNDGMGALMNGYSATQQGEGYGRSSSCDVEETDKVEPGSSNESITSESPANFFNDRKGEVGDLVKARDKQEPHVINADIDDGMSPFMNRQLATQQDKGITFSSTCDEDGSGKVEPVSANESVTNETHADFFDDINEEVGVFIEARANQDLQVTQMDLNVGMGAVMNSQLATQQDKEIFSSMCDENETGRVDPGSLVTIETHPTFFKDGDREVEAFASTSFPEGVMSRGLSSSAIVDNQHNRFDNEARESLGRSDNSKSKLPVPIMGRKILNDMPSRPVHLSNSERLLLRKQALKMKKRPVLAVGRNNIVTGVAKAIKAHFERHPLAIVNVKGRAKGTSVREIVFKLEQATGAVLVSQEPSKVILYRGWGAGDSPGNNDKKNTSGKKAAPVSPELLAAIRLECGLQNHEKEDATVEAGF, from the exons ATGATTTGTTGGAG TTTTTGTTGTGGACATTGTCAGAGAAAAACTGGAGGGATGGTTGTTTGGAGGTCAGGAGCGAAGATAGTTTTGTACAGGGGGGTGAACTATAAGTATCCTTACTTTTTGCGGGGTAAAAATCATGAGGATTTGACGAGTGATGGTTCTGGTGATGCGCTACCGGATGCACACATCAGTGATGGAGGAACAGATAAAGCAAACTCTGCTACAGGATCAAGTCCAACTGACGAAGGAGCTCAGCCAGCGTTAATACAAGGGGTTGGTTTGGCAAATAGGTTTCGGTTTCAACTTCCAGGTGAGGCAGAACTTGCTGGAGAAGCTGACCGCTTGTTAGAGGGACTTGGGCCGCGGTTTACTGATTGGTGGGGATATGAACCTCTCCCTGTTGACGGGGACCTTCTACCAGCTATTTTGCCTGGATACAGGAGACCTTTCCGCCTTCTTCCGTATGGCTTGCAGCCTAAGCTAACAGATGATGAAATGACCACAATTAGGAGACTTGCCCGACCCTTGCCATGTCATTTTGCATTGG GAAGAAATAGAAAGCTTCAAGGGTTGGCTGCTTCTATTGTCAAACTCTGGGAAAAATGTGAGATTGCCAAGGTAGCTGTTAAAAGAGGGGTTCAGAACACTAATAGTGAGCTGATGGCTGAAGAGTTGAAG AGGCTGACTGGAGGAACTCTGATTGCTCGGGACAGGGAATTTATTGTTTTATACAGGGGAAAGGATTTTCTGCCGCCTGCAGTTTCCTCTGCCATAGAAGAGCGTAGGAAGTCTGTAATATATGCAGATAATCGGAGCAGGCAGTTGAGCATTTCTGCTACAACGGCACAGGACCATAAATCCAGGACTGACCCGGAAAATAAAAATGATCTGACCAATGGTCTTCCATCtgaaaaaagaaagctaaagtCTACTGAGGCAGCTGCCAGTAGAGCCAGCATTAAATTATCCATG GCtttagaaaagagagaaaaggcaGAGAAACTTCTAGCGGAGCTGGAGAAAGCAGAGAGTCCCCAGCAACCTGAAATAGATAAAGAAGGTATAACTGAAGAGGAAAGATATATGCTAAGGAAggttggcttgaaaatgaagccTTTCCTACTAATGG GTAGACGAGGAGTATTTGCTGGGACAATTGAAAACATGCATCTCCATTGGAAATATAGGGAGCTCATTAAGATAATATGTAATGAGAAAAGCATTGAATCTGCTCAGCAAGTAGCACAAACTTTAGAGTCAGAAAGTGGTGGGATACTTGTGGCAGTGGAGAGAGTAAGTAAGGGTTATGCAATCATTGTGTATCGTGGAAAAAATTACATCCGGCCTGCTAATTTGAGACCTCAGACACTTCTGACTAAACGAGAAGCACTGAAGCGTTCTATTGAGGCACAGCGTCGTGAG TCCTTGAAACTTCATGTTTTAAAGCTTAATAAGAACATAGATGAATTGGAGCAATTGGTG GTTAAAGACAAGGGCGCAAACAATATGCACTCTGTCAATGAATCAAAGGAATTG GTCAGGGAGGAGGTGAACAATGTTGAATCAGAAGAACATTTGATATCAGATACTGAACTTAACTATGGTGCTCATTCGGTTCAACCTGATTTGCATGAAGAGATTGTCAAG GTTAGAGACAAACAAGAATCTCTTGTGACAAAGATGGATGTAAATGATGGAATGGGTGCTCTCATGAATGGCTACTCAGCCACACAACAGGGTGAGGGGTACGGTCGCTCTTCAAGCTGTGATGTGGAGGAGACTGATAAAGTGGAACCAGGGTCTTCAAATGAATCAATTACAAGTGAATCCCCGGCAAATTTTTTCAATGATAGAAAGGGAGAAGTTGGAGACTTAGTAAAGGCTAGAGACAAACAAGAACCTCATGTCATAAATGCGGATATTGATGATGGAATGAGTCCTTTCATGAACAGGCAGTTAGCCACACAACAAGATAAGGGGATTACTTTCTCTTCGACATGTGATGAGGATGGGTCTGGTAAAGTTGAACCAGTATCTGCAAATGAATCTGTTACAAATGAAACCCATGCAGATTTTTTTGATGATATAAATGAAGAAGTTGGAGTTTTCATTGAGGCTAGAGCCAACCAAGATTTACAAGTGACTCAAATGGATTTAAATGTTGGAATGGGTGCTGTAATGAACAGCCAATTAGCCACTCAACAGGATAAGGAGATTTTCTCTTCAATGTGTGATGAGAATGAGACTGGTAGAGTTGATCCAGGATCTTTAGTTACAATTGAAACCCATCCAACGTTCTTTAAGGATGGAGATAGAGAAGTTGAAGCTTTTGCTTCTACATCTTTCCCTGAAGGTGTTATG TCAAGAGGTCTGAGCAGTTCTGCAATTGTTGACAATCAGCATAATCGTTTTGATAATGAGGCCCGGGAGTCATTAGGTAGATCTGACAATAGTAAATCAAAATTGCCAGTGCCAATAATGGGAAGAAAGATTTTGAATGACATGCCCTCGAGACCTGTGCATTTGTCCAACAGTGAGAGGCTTCTTCTGCGAAAGCAAGCCCTCAAGATGAAAAAACGCCCTGTCCTTGCCGTTG GCAGGAACAATATTGTAACTGGTGTTGCAAAAGCAATCAAGGCGCACTTTGAGAGGCATCCTCTTGCCATAGTAAATGTCAAAGGCAGAGCAAAAGGAACTTCAGTCAGGGAAATTGTTTTTAAACTGGAG CAAGCAACAGGTGCAGTTTTAGTCTCCCAGGAGCCAAGCAAAGTTATACTTTACAGAGGTTGGGGTGCAGGAGATAGTCCTGGAAATAATGATAAGAAGAACACAAGTGGGAAAAAGGCTGCTCCTGTGTCTCCTGAACTCTTGGCGGCAATAAGACTTGAGTGTGGTTTACAGAATCACGAAAAGGAAGATGCAACCGTGGAGGCTGGATTCTAA